From a region of the Apibacter sp. B3706 genome:
- a CDS encoding peptide MFS transporter produces MNDNIQKNKELTLEEIHNFRGKYPKQLIYLFLIEMWERFCFYGMRGVLTIFMVGQLGVTDKDSNLKYGAIQAFIYAFTFIGGILADKILGFKKSLFIGGLTMVLGNLIIAYSPHDFFYFGITLSIIGTGFFKPNISTMVGDLYSEKDPRRDAGFGLFYSGINLGALFGGVLCVYLGKYHSWNLCFLAAAIVMLIGILIFLATKKYLGPIGDSPLIDMKPSTRRTREMFVYLGVLLCVPIIYAMIHNTRYTDYFMYTIGPLAIALFIIELIKIKSAQIRKKLVAAMILIIFSILFFAFFEQSGGALAIFAEGNLSHKLLFFNIDPNIVNNSSNALFVIILSPLFGLLWLWLAKIKLEPNTVIKFGLGFLFLSGSFYILYSTRYFADSNGMTSLNIFTIAYLVMTFAELCLSPVGLSIVTKLSPKNLSGMMMGMWFLASSYAQYVAGLLGAEMSSPDENASLVTKLYSYTTGFGQLANYALITGIALILFSPLIRKLMQEVK; encoded by the coding sequence ATGAATGACAATATCCAAAAAAATAAAGAACTTACTCTAGAAGAAATTCATAATTTTCGCGGAAAATATCCAAAACAGCTAATATATCTATTTTTGATTGAAATGTGGGAACGTTTCTGCTTCTATGGTATGAGAGGAGTTCTTACAATTTTTATGGTGGGTCAATTAGGAGTTACTGATAAAGATTCTAACCTTAAATATGGAGCGATACAAGCATTTATTTACGCTTTTACTTTTATTGGGGGGATTTTGGCAGATAAAATATTAGGATTTAAAAAATCTCTTTTCATTGGAGGTTTAACCATGGTTTTAGGTAATTTAATTATCGCTTATTCTCCACATGATTTTTTTTATTTTGGAATAACATTATCAATAATTGGAACCGGATTTTTTAAGCCTAACATTTCTACTATGGTTGGAGATTTATACAGTGAAAAAGATCCACGAAGAGATGCAGGATTTGGGTTGTTTTATTCGGGTATAAATTTAGGAGCCTTGTTTGGTGGTGTTTTATGTGTTTATTTAGGAAAATATCATTCCTGGAATTTATGCTTTTTAGCCGCAGCGATAGTAATGCTAATAGGTATTTTAATCTTCCTAGCAACCAAAAAATATTTAGGTCCTATTGGTGACTCACCATTGATAGATATGAAACCTTCAACCAGGAGAACACGTGAGATGTTTGTGTACTTAGGAGTATTGTTATGCGTACCTATTATTTATGCCATGATACATAATACTCGATATACCGATTATTTTATGTATACCATTGGTCCGTTGGCAATAGCTTTGTTTATTATAGAACTTATTAAAATAAAAAGCGCACAAATAAGAAAAAAACTTGTTGCAGCGATGATTTTAATTATTTTTTCAATACTATTTTTTGCATTTTTTGAACAAAGTGGAGGAGCTCTGGCTATTTTTGCCGAAGGAAACCTAAGTCATAAATTACTGTTTTTTAATATTGACCCCAATATTGTAAATAATAGCTCCAATGCTTTATTTGTAATAATCTTAAGTCCTTTGTTTGGATTATTATGGCTATGGTTGGCAAAAATAAAATTAGAACCCAATACGGTAATAAAATTTGGATTGGGATTTTTATTTCTTTCCGGCTCTTTTTATATTTTATATAGTACAAGATATTTTGCTGACTCGAACGGAATGACATCTTTAAATATCTTTACAATAGCCTATTTGGTTATGACGTTCGCAGAACTTTGTTTATCTCCGGTAGGCTTATCTATAGTTACCAAATTATCTCCCAAAAATTTATCAGGAATGATGATGGGAATGTGGTTCTTAGCCAGTTCTTATGCACAATATGTAGCAGGTCTTTTAGGGGCAGAAATGTCTTCTCCGGATGAAAATGCATCTTTAGTAACTAAATTATATTCATATACTACAGGATTCGGACAATTGGCCAATTATGCATTAATTACCGGTATTGCTTTAATTCTATTTTCTCCTTTGATAAGGAAATTAATGCAAGAAGTTAAATAA
- a CDS encoding peptide MFS transporter: MTETQVKKGHPKGLYLLFLTEMWERFSYYGMRGILILYLTKSYLEGGLGIDAQTASLIYGFFTGFVYFTPLIGGWLADKYLGQRHSITIGGIIMMCGQLALFSLNTQSGLYVGLFLLIIGNGFFKPNISTLVGGLYADGDPKRDSAFSIFYMGINLGALIAPIIVGILTDDIFSTRDAAGKIISYGYKYGFLAAAVGMFFGQITYNTLAKKYLGDLGLKPQGKVTKNDTNSDVDPNVPLTKNEKQRVAVIFIYFFFAIFFFAGFEQAGSSLSLYTDKFIDRNVNLPFIGEYNIPTSLFQSVNPFFIVVLAPIFAYFWNSKLGQKLTTPLKMGLGMIILGVGFFFMLGAVAERGGDIADVTIKASIWWLILTYLVHTIGELCLSPVGLSVVTKLAPPKLASLLMGVWLMASFIANIVGGFLASTVETLGAGKIFLYISLFVIICGVLMIALNKVLVKMMHGVR; encoded by the coding sequence ATGACAGAAACTCAAGTTAAAAAAGGGCATCCTAAAGGGTTATACCTACTGTTTTTAACAGAAATGTGGGAACGATTTTCGTATTATGGGATGAGAGGAATTTTAATACTATATCTTACAAAATCTTATTTAGAAGGAGGTTTAGGTATAGATGCTCAAACAGCCAGCTTAATATATGGTTTCTTTACAGGGTTTGTTTATTTTACTCCATTAATTGGAGGTTGGTTGGCAGATAAATATTTAGGACAAAGACATTCCATTACAATAGGGGGAATTATAATGATGTGTGGGCAACTGGCATTATTTTCATTAAATACCCAAAGTGGACTGTATGTAGGGTTATTCCTTCTAATTATAGGAAATGGATTTTTTAAACCCAATATATCAACTTTGGTAGGTGGTTTATATGCAGATGGCGATCCTAAAAGAGACTCAGCATTCTCTATTTTTTATATGGGCATAAATTTAGGAGCATTGATTGCTCCCATTATTGTAGGAATATTGACCGATGATATTTTCTCTACAAGAGATGCCGCAGGAAAAATAATATCGTATGGGTATAAATATGGTTTCCTCGCCGCTGCAGTCGGAATGTTTTTTGGGCAAATTACCTATAATACGTTGGCGAAAAAATATTTAGGAGATCTAGGGTTAAAACCTCAAGGAAAAGTCACCAAAAACGATACAAATAGTGATGTTGATCCAAACGTTCCTTTAACTAAAAATGAAAAACAAAGAGTTGCTGTTATATTTATTTATTTCTTTTTTGCTATTTTCTTTTTTGCAGGATTTGAGCAAGCCGGTTCATCTTTATCATTGTATACAGATAAATTTATTGACAGAAATGTAAATTTGCCTTTTATTGGAGAATACAATATACCCACTTCATTATTCCAATCGGTAAATCCATTTTTTATAGTTGTTTTAGCTCCGATCTTTGCGTATTTTTGGAATAGTAAATTAGGACAGAAACTAACAACTCCGTTAAAAATGGGATTAGGAATGATAATTTTAGGAGTTGGATTTTTCTTTATGTTAGGAGCAGTTGCAGAACGAGGGGGCGATATAGCCGATGTTACCATTAAAGCGAGTATATGGTGGTTAATTTTAACGTATCTTGTTCATACCATAGGGGAATTATGTTTGTCGCCTGTCGGGCTTTCCGTAGTAACAAAATTGGCACCTCCTAAATTAGCATCTCTATTAATGGGAGTATGGTTAATGGCATCCTTTATTGCAAATATAGTAGGAGGTTTTTTAGCTTCTACAGTCGAAACCTTAGGAGCAGGTAAAATATTTTTATATATTTCATTATTTGTAATCATTTGTGGAGTATTAATGATCGCATTAAATAAAGTACTAGTAAAAATGATGCATGGAGTAAGATAA